One genomic segment of Erythrolamprus reginae isolate rEryReg1 chromosome 2, rEryReg1.hap1, whole genome shotgun sequence includes these proteins:
- the TMEM187 gene encoding transmembrane protein 187: MKPEDKKPFLHVTGGLLICILAVASGIFDGAHADTGYEHYAEPTVPGMPAFLAMPANCLINLAYVLLGWYWSPGDKSRQTYFQEVFALMALLYGPTQWVRLWTQHHWAAILDQLLTLPIFAWVIVWCLFLEKGWEPYVFLAIEVTSLTSYVLAVLHPQGFELALSGHIIVVFWRVLKVQRHFGNATSIWIIILGTMCCFGFVSLKVWDRELAQWAFFSRLTGHFWSKVCDVLQFHCAFLFLTLMSRSRLSSVK; this comes from the coding sequence ATGAAGCCAGAAGACAAGAAGCCGTTCTTGCATGTGACTGGAGGCCTACTGATTTGCATACTAGCAGTGGCTTCGGGAATTTTTGATGGTGCCCACGCAGATACTGGCTACGAGCATTATGCTGAACCAACAGTGCCTGGAATGCCAGCCTTCCTAGCTATGCCGGCAAACTGCTTAATCAATTTGGCCTACGTACTTCTCGGTTGGTATTGGTCACCAGGTGACAAGAGTAGGCAGACCTACTTTCAAGAGGTCTTTGCCCTCATGGCGCTTTTATATGGGCCTACGCAATGGGTACGGCTGTGGACACAGCATCATTGGGCAGCTATTTTAGATCAGTTGTTAACACTACCAATTTTTGCTTGGGTCATTGTTTGGTGCCTTTTTCTTGAAAAAGGGTGGGAACCGTATGTTTTTCTAGCCATAGAAGTGACTTCACTGACTAGTTATGTCCTGGCAGTGCTCCACCCACAAGGTTTTGAGTTGGCATTGAGTGGACATATAATTGTTGTTTTTTGGAGAGTACTGAAAGTGCAAAGACATTTTGGCAATGCCACTTCCATTTGGATTATAATTCTGGGGACGATGTGCTGCTTTGGTTTTGTAAGCCTCAAAGTGTGGGATCGGGAACTGGCCCAATGGGCATTCTTCTCTCGACTCACCGGTCATTTTTGGTCCAAGGTATGCGATGTGCTGCAGTTCCATTGTGCTTTTCTCTTCCTTACCTTAATGAGCAGAAGCCGGCTAAGCTCAGTGAAATAA